CATTTCGCATATCTATTTGCATTTCAAGACTTCTTTGCGTGCTTTCATTCAGTTTTTCGTCAAAAAGTTTAAAATTATTTCTTTCTTTTTTTGCCAGATACATGGCCATGTCGGCATGTTTGAGCAGCGTTGCAGGGTCTTTGCCATGATTGGGAAAAAGACTGGCTCCTATACTTGCAGTGATTACAATTTCGTGATTAAGAAGTTGTAAAGGTTTAGTCAGTTTAGTGAGAAGCTTTTGTGAAAGTTGCGTCACATTATCATTTTCATTAAGAATAAATAAAATGACAAATTCATCCCCACCAAAACGGGAAACAGTGTCGCTTTGGCGCAGAAACAAGGTGAGTCTTCTTGCAATTTTTTGTAACAAAATATCACCAGAATTATGTCCCAGGTTGTCATTAATTAATTTAAAGTTATCAATATCAAGAAAGAATAGGGCCAACTGATTATTATAGCGTTTGGCATAAGCAATCGCTTGATGAATTCTATCGTAGAGTAAGGTGCGATTAGGTAAGCCAGTTAAAAGATCATGAGTGGCTTGATAAGCCAGTTGTTTTTCCATCTGTTTACGCATGGTCACATCGCGAAAGCTCCATACAAAGCCTACCGTAGTATGTCTTAGTTGATGAGGTTTCGAATGCCATTCAAATATATTTTCAGTATTTAACAGGAGTTCATAATCAGTTTCCTGTTCAGGATTAGCGCGTAATTCATCGATTCTTTTCAAAAAATCTTGCGGAAATTTAAGTTGACTTAAGAGTTCATCAATCACAATAAAAAGATCGGTTTTAGGGGTAAATTTTTCTGGTATTTTCCACATACTTATAAGATTTTGATTGTAATATTCAATTCGACCTTTCAAATCAATAACAAGTAACCCGTCTGTTGTTGATTCCAATGTTGATTTAGTAATGGCCAGTGATTTCTCCAGATCTCGCGTGCGTTTAGCAACACGACGCTCCAATAGTTGATTGAGGGTGTCCAGATCAATATTTTTATAATGTAAAGAAAGAAAATTGAGTAAAATTTTATTGGAATAATAACAACTAATAACCACAGCAGGCATATAAATTAACCCACAAAATCCCAGAAGAATGTAGATATCGCCTTGCCAAAATAACCAGATAGTAAAAGGAATAAAGGCTGGAAAAAGATAGAGAGCGTAAGTTGAAACAACGGGTGAAAAAAAGGAAATGGATCCTGCTGTGAGACCAAAAATAAGTATGACCACAAAGCTTTGATAAATAAGATTTTCTGTGGGCATTAAAATAGAGCTTGCAAAGCCCCAGCCACACCCCGAAAGAAAAGTAAAGGCTGAAAACCACTTTAACCAGGTTTTGGGGTTATATAATTTCTTTTGGAGTTTATAAGACATTGCTATGCCAAACCAAATAGCACTGATTACAAGCATATAGATAAACCAGCCAAGGAGTAATTGGTGATTAACGACAGGCCAAATAGCAATAGTAAGAAAGGTTGCAGCGCCACACTGGGCTGTAATACCAAAAGGATTTTGCTCGTAAAGTAAATGCACTCGATCAGCTAAAATTTTAGTAGATGGCAAAGTTTTCGAACTTTTCCTTCCTTGGAATAAGGCGGTTTTTTTACTGTTTATTAAGCTCATTAAATAACCAGCCTCCGACCATTGTATTCAAGCGGCTAGACTATAATTCTTATGTAGGTTAATTATAGCCATAATCCTGACGGTTGACTTAACGAACGATTTAGGTCTTTCTTTAAAATACTGCACCTTAAATTTGGGTTTCTGCAAATATTTGTAAATATCACGAACTGGGTGCAAATGACTAAAACCGGCAATTGACGTTAATAATAAGAGGCATGGATGTTTAAAAAAATTCTGGTGAGTAACCGTGGGGAAATTGCACTTCGTATTGTGCGAGCCTGTAAAGAGATGGGAGTTGAAGCGGTGACTATTCATAGTGTCGCAGACCGATATGCCTTACACGTTAAACGCGGCTCGCATTCGCACTGTCTCAGTAAGAAACCCTTAGAAGCTTATTTGAATGGCCATCGTATTATTGAATGTGCGAAGGCCGCCGGCTGCGAGGCCATTCATCCTGGTTATGGTTTTTTATCAGAAAACCCCGACTTTGCTGCTGCTTGTGAAAAGGCCGGGATTGTATTTATTGGTCCTTCAGCTTCCGTTATTGCTACCATGGGATCGAAAATTGCGGCAAGAAAAGCAATGCAACATGCAGGCATTCCTGTTATACCAGGCAGTAATGAGAATCTGGAAACAATTGACGAGGCGGTCAATTGTGCGGAAAAACTGGGTTATCCGGTAATGCTTAAAGCCACATTTGGGGGAGGCGGGCGTGGTATTCGTCTTTGCCACGACGCGGAACAAATCAGGCATCAATACGTGCGTGTACAATCCGAAGCGAGCAAAGCCTTTGGTAATGCTCATGTTTTTATGGAAAAATTCATTGCAAATCCTCGTCATATCGAAGTGCAGATTCTTGCAGATAATCACGGTAGCGTGTTGCATTTATTCGAGCGGGACTGTTCCATACAGCGCCGTCATCAAAAACTTGTCGAGATTGCCCCATCCGTGCAACTCAATGATGAAACTCGAAACCGTTTGTATGATTATGCTATCAAGGCTGCAGTCGCTGTGGGTTATACCAATGCGGGCACGGTGGAATTTATTTTAGATGAGCAAAACCAAGCGTATTTTCTGGAAATGAATACCCGCCTGCAAGTTGAACATCCCGTTACTGAGCAGATTACAGGGATTGATCTGGTGCAAGAGCAAATTCGTATTGCCGCTGGGGAAAAATTAACACTGACCCAGGATAAAATTACCCGGCGAGGCTATGCGATTGAGTTTCGAATCAATGCGGAAGACCCACAAAATGATTTTCTGCCCAGTTTTGGACGTATTACACGCTATTATGCTCCCGGTGGACCAGGTGTTCGTACCGACAGTGCAATTTATACAGGCTATACCATTCCACCCGATTATGATTCCCTTTGCGCTAAACTGACGGTTTGGAGCCTTGACTGGCCTTCTGTATTACGCCGCGCCCGACGGGCTCTGGAAGAAATGAGGGTATTTGGGGTGAAAACAACTATTCCCTTTTATTTAGAGATGTTAAAATCCAAAGAATTCCAAGAAGGCATGCTCACCACCGGTTTAATAGAAGCACATCCCGAATGGTTACGCTATTCAAATAAATCTTTACCCCATCATAAAGCAGCAGTTATTGCCGCCGCCTTGGCACATTATCACAAACAGATCGAAACTTAGTTTGCACTGGACTAAGTTTTTATGTCGTCGTTGCGAACGAAGTGAAGCAATTCAGGACAAATTGTGTTAAAAGGTAGCACTAGATTGCTTCGCTTACGCTCGCAAAGACGCGCCTCCAATTTTTTGCCCGGCACAAAAATTCCTCGATAGATTCTGGTGCACTATTTAACAATTGCGAATGTTAATTCATTAGTTTGACTGAAAAAATTTCTTATCTTAATTGTATCTTAATATTTAGGCGCTATGATTATTTTATCTGCAGAAATAAAAGAAATTCATTGATGGCTTATTGTAAAAAATTTATCGCTGGAATCAGCGCTATTAACTTTTCTGAATCCTCCGCTCAACTCCTTAAACAAGCGCTTTTATCATTTGCCTACAAAGAGTTACAACAAGAACTTCAAGTAATTAAAGACAGATTGGCTCGCCTGCCTGAAAAAGTGGATGAGCAAATATTAGAAAATGAGCAGCTTCAAACCTATAGAAATGTACTAGGAAATAAGCAACTGCAAGCCTATAAAGAGAAACAGGCGGCTGCTGTGGCACGAATTGAGTTTCAACTTAGCCTATTGCAAGAGGAGGCTAAAAATCCTCCCTTTGATTTAAATGCGGAAGTTAACATTGATGACTCGTTTATTCAAAATTTTGCAGCAAATTTCCGTAATATCAGGCATTTGGCGGATACCTTGTCCGATGCCCCTGTGGCAATTAAGAGATTACAAACGCGTTTATACACAGAAATTCTCTTTAAGCTTGAACAAAAAGAGCAAGAAGTACAGTTGCAAACGCTATCTCTCGAAGATATTCGCGAGATGATAAGCCAGGCATTTAACCTCTATAAAGATGAATCAAAGAGCCATCTGCTGCGCACCCAGGCACAGAAACTTATTTTTATGGGTATCTTTGAAATTATTCGTAGTGGTTGCGAAAGGATAACCGTTGAAAAATCATTCTCTTCCTATACGCAATACAAAGAATTTCTTCTTTTGTTAGGCGCTAAGTTACCCAATGTCGAAGATTCTAATGTAATTGATAATTTAAGCGAGTATAAAGATTCGCATGGAAGCAATATTAGTGAACTACTTCTTGATGTTGAGCGTAAATTGGGTATCTTGCCGGAAGATAGCTGGAATAATGACGCTAAAATTGAGGCATTTAAAGTTAAAAAGGCCGTACTTCATAAGTTGCGCTTTGGCCAATCAGACAGAAGAGAGTATGTCGAAAGAGTACAAAGTAATCTAGCACGCGATTTATTCTGGGGTAGAAATATTCGTGATATTGAATTGTTTACCAAAAGCGGTGTTTCTGATGATGAGTTTTCCGCCTTAGTTCAACAGCATTCACTAAAACAAATATTTAACAAACCGCAGACATTGCCTGCTAACTTCTCTTTAGCAGAAAAAAAATTGGTTGCCGTTATTGATGAAATTAAAGTCAAAAGAAAACCGACGAGAGACTCAAAAGCACTTTTTCCGATAGGTGATCTAAGACTGGTAAAAGGGGAAGACCGTTTAAATATGCAAAAGGCGGTACATGCTGCATTTGAAAAATTTTTTACCCCTACTCTCACAGTTAAAAATGGTTTGATACAGGTTGATTTTTACCATTCTTCTTTAAGTAGTAATGAAGTGACTCAGTCTATTTTAGAAGCTAAAGGACTGGGAAGTAACTCCGAGCCTCTAGTAGATGATTTAAAAAAATTGCACCGCTTCAAACATGAAATACCTGCGATACAAGATTTAACCTTGAAGGGTAGAACCTTATCAGAAATAGAGCAGTCTTTAGATCAATACTTTGAGGTGGTCTTTGATAAGCAGTTTAACACAATAAAAGACGTGGCTCTGCGAGAGTCCTATAAAAAGGAATTAAGAGATTCGTATAAAAAACAATTAAAGAATCTAGAAGATACTTTTAATAGAGAAGAAGTTAAAAAAATAAGTGACTTATCTTTAGGTAATAGCGAAGAAATTTTATTACGGAAATTATTAGAGCTACGGTTTATAGCACCAATTCAAGGTGTGACCACCGGATCTGAAGTATCCGAAGCACTCAAAAAAATAGCAAGCAATCAATTTGTAGAAGCTGTTAAAATTAACAATCTGGAATCTGCCGTTGAACAGGCCTATCAAACGTTGGCTTCTTTGAGTGAAAACGATATACCTAATTATGCGCATCCGATTTTACAAAAAGCAAAAACACTTTTTACCGAAGAAAGAAAAGAAAAACTTAACACTTTAAATGAAATATTAACATCAAAAGATTGCACTACGGACAAAGAGCGTAAGCTCACCAAGCTCTTTTTGGAGGAGTATACTAACATTGCTCCTACCTTGGGGTTCACTGATTACGAGCGCCTGCAAAATGATATTTACGGCATGGCCAAAGAAACTATCAAATTGCTGGAACGCACTCAAAACGCTCAACCTGCTTTAAAACCAGAGGAGGAAACCGCTTATTTTGAAGCGATTCAACAAATAGCCAAAGAATTAGCATCGCTTAATCTTAAAATGCATGAGGTGCAGTTCAAGATTCCTTATGCTTTGCAGCCAAATCAAGAAATTATCATTATTGATAAGGACGGGGGTGAGCATAGAGTTAAAATTCAGTTAAATGTGGACAGTTTGCCTTACTCACTTATAAAACCACCTGGTGAAAGTGAATTTATTTTTTCTTTTGGTGGCAGTCGAGGTGCTATTGCACCTTTTGCTGGATTGGATAAGGCTTATGCTGGCGAAGGAAAAAAGAAACGTCGCCTTTTTACCCATTCCCGATTGTTAGGTGTGGGGCAATATGGTTCTGTAAAAGAAGTAGAGAGTTTGTTGTCTGGTTTAAACCAGGTCATTAAAAAAGGCTATGTGCCTGACACTGAGCCTACTTTTTCTGATGAAAGTCGTAATGATTTGCGAACCCGCCCAATTACGGCTCGCGATGATCCTTTTTATCGTGTTGAAAGTGATATTTTAAAAAATCTTTCAGCAGCAGCGAAAGCCAATAATACCTCTGTGGGAGAGACCCAATATTGGCTAGAGTCAGATAAACCAAGATCAAAAGGTGCTTTATTCACCAAAGATAGCACTCCTCAACAGTATCATATTTTAACAGGGCGTGCTAAAGGACAGACCTTTGCTGATAAAGCAAACGAAGCTTTAAACTATTACACCAAAGATAAACTTGCTTACCATGATCCGACTCAGCGTAAGGCAGCTGATCTGCAAGAGCTAGCAGATATGCTAGCTTTATCGCAAGCTTTAGTGCGTGAAGCACAGCAATTTGCAACTTTGGGCGCTAACAAGTCTGCTGATTTTGGATTTGCTCATAATGATATTAAACCCGAAAATTTTCTTTACAAACGCAACAGCGATGGCAGCTTCGAAGTTCGTTATATCGATTGGGCCACGGGTGGCTTTGAACAGAAATATGAAGGAAACAAAAAGAACTTAAACGATGTTTTTGCTGAGCTATTTGGCAGAGATCTTACTCCTCAATGTAAGGATGGGGTATGCACTGATAATAGTGGTCGCTTTGTAAAGAAAACAGATGACGCTGGTGTTGTCTATGGGATAAACCCTACTCTGCAAATTTTGCACGGTGCTCGCAGCGGAACGCTTCCTTATATTAGTCCTCTCGTTTTAGGCAGTGAGAGACAAAGACAAACTGCAGCGGCTGGTGTTTTTAATCCAGAATTAAATACGGTTCTTAAAACGAATGATCCTACACTCGACGATTGGGCATTAACTGCCATGACCTTTGGCATTTGTAATCGTCAAGCCTATTTTGCCTTGGTAAAAGGGCGGGTGGTGAATGATTATATTGTTCCTGGCATTTTGGAACCTGATGGACAAATCCCATTAGGACTAAAAATTATTGACGCCAAAAAATTTAATGAATTTTTTGCTTGTGGCAGTGAACTCGATAGCGATTCATTAAAGAATGGTACCGCTTATAATGATCCAAATGCGGTTATGTTTATTCCTTCGAATCAACGAGAGGGTGAGCCGCTACATCTTTACCGACGCCTTCAAGAGTTGAAACGAGCATTAACTCCTCTAGCTGCTGAAAAAACGAAGGATAGTCCTGAGCAACAAATCGTTGATGAAGTTAATGAAATTTTACAGAAAGTTCACAGAGCAGTTGCATCGGGTTATGGGCTTAGCAAAAAAGACCTGGCAAAAGAATTTAATGCAGCTCAACGCTGTTTAAAAAATTATGAAAAAATAAATGATAAAGACTATCAGGAAGCATTGCAGAAAAGAGAAACCTTACAAACTGTCTTGAATGAAATTTCTTCTGGAAAGCCTTCTAAAAATTTAGCCAATGAATTACTACAGCCTGTTCAAGAAAGTGGCCTTAGCCGTTTGTACATCTTAACTACCTACCCTGAATCAAAAGAGCAAAGGGATAATATTATAAAAGTTTTGCAGGAGGCTTTTGCGGATGAAGCTGAATTAAATGACAAGTTTATAAGCAGCGAAGCTCCCGCACGTCATTTATTTAAAGAAATGATCGCTCAGGGACAGACAGACATTTTAATGAGTTTAGTGAATAAAATAGCTGATAAAAAAAGTGCGGAAGAGACATTATCAGCGATTACAAGTCAATTGGAAAAAATAAATCGTGAGTCTTTAGAACTTGATGAAAAAATAAAACAAACCCGCAAGGAATTTGTGGAAGAGGAAGAACGTTTAACGCAGGCTTTAGAAACGGCGAAACAAGAAGGTGAGCGTGCTGTTTTTGAGGCTGAAGTTTTATTACAGGAAACGCGTAAACGCCATGCAATGGAGCTTGAACGATTACGCGAGTCTCAAAAAGTTTCGCAAGAAAAACATAAAGAGTTGATAGATATTCAATCTTTAGAATTTGATGAACAAATAAAGTCCATGCTTAAGAGATTTGAGGAGGAGGAGAAGCGTTTAACGCAGGCTTTAGAAACGGCGAAACAAGAAGGTGAGCGTGCTGTTTTTGAGGCTGAAGTTTTATTACAGGAAACGCGGGAACGCCATGCAATTGAGCTTGAACGGTTACG
This region of Legionella clemsonensis genomic DNA includes:
- a CDS encoding acetyl-CoA carboxylase biotin carboxylase subunit codes for the protein MFKKILVSNRGEIALRIVRACKEMGVEAVTIHSVADRYALHVKRGSHSHCLSKKPLEAYLNGHRIIECAKAAGCEAIHPGYGFLSENPDFAAACEKAGIVFIGPSASVIATMGSKIAARKAMQHAGIPVIPGSNENLETIDEAVNCAEKLGYPVMLKATFGGGGRGIRLCHDAEQIRHQYVRVQSEASKAFGNAHVFMEKFIANPRHIEVQILADNHGSVLHLFERDCSIQRRHQKLVEIAPSVQLNDETRNRLYDYAIKAAVAVGYTNAGTVEFILDEQNQAYFLEMNTRLQVEHPVTEQITGIDLVQEQIRIAAGEKLTLTQDKITRRGYAIEFRINAEDPQNDFLPSFGRITRYYAPGGPGVRTDSAIYTGYTIPPDYDSLCAKLTVWSLDWPSVLRRARRALEEMRVFGVKTTIPFYLEMLKSKEFQEGMLTTGLIEAHPEWLRYSNKSLPHHKAAVIAAALAHYHKQIET
- a CDS encoding putative bifunctional diguanylate cyclase/phosphodiesterase, with the translated sequence MPSTKILADRVHLLYEQNPFGITAQCGAATFLTIAIWPVVNHQLLLGWFIYMLVISAIWFGIAMSYKLQKKLYNPKTWLKWFSAFTFLSGCGWGFASSILMPTENLIYQSFVVILIFGLTAGSISFFSPVVSTYALYLFPAFIPFTIWLFWQGDIYILLGFCGLIYMPAVVISCYYSNKILLNFLSLHYKNIDLDTLNQLLERRVAKRTRDLEKSLAITKSTLESTTDGLLVIDLKGRIEYYNQNLISMWKIPEKFTPKTDLFIVIDELLSQLKFPQDFLKRIDELRANPEQETDYELLLNTENIFEWHSKPHQLRHTTVGFVWSFRDVTMRKQMEKQLAYQATHDLLTGLPNRTLLYDRIHQAIAYAKRYNNQLALFFLDIDNFKLINDNLGHNSGDILLQKIARRLTLFLRQSDTVSRFGGDEFVILFILNENDNVTQLSQKLLTKLTKPLQLLNHEIVITASIGASLFPNHGKDPATLLKHADMAMYLAKKERNNFKLFDEKLNESTQRSLEMQIDMRNGLIAKEFFLEYQPTIDLTTGEIIGVEALVRWNHPTKGIIQPLDFIPIAESSKLIIPLGEWIFTNACLQNKAWQEQGLKPLRLAVNVSGVQLVRDNFVGFVKETLKQSQLDPQYIEIELTESIIMDDKKQNLHKLNQLKELGVSLTVDDFGTGYSSLNYLKAFPVSKLKIDQSFTQECTKNHNDASIIEAIIAMGHSLKLRVLAEGIETFEQLQFLKSCHCDEGQGFFYRHPMSPEAFAQLLEKNERFCFEQR